ACAGTCATGGTCTTCAAAGAGGGACATTTCCTTAAATAGTTCCAGTTTGACTACTGTTCTTTAATGCATGTgctttgttggcatttatcttGAGTTGCCAGGGAAAGTAAATATGAATGTAAATAATATGATAATACTAGTTGGTCTAAAGGTCAAAAACAAAATTATGTTGTAATTCAGATGATTGATTGGATGCTGCTTAGTTAAAATGGACAGAAACAAGGAATGAGAGAAGGATCTTATCACTACTCATCCCCAAGAGATAATATTTTGTTTGCCAAATTTCTTCAGCACTCGTAAAATTTTTGTTGCTCTGAATGCCTCTATGATAGGTTCCATTCTTTGGTGGAGTTTGACGAGGGAAAGCGAAGCTGCAGGAAACGTCTTGATGGACATAACCGGCGTCGAAGGAAGCCTCAACCTGATTCTCTGTCTGTAAATTCTGCAAGGTTGTTGTCCAATCGCCAAGGTTCGATTTTCATCTTCAAGTAATTTCTGTTGCGCACTTATCTCTTGTTCCCTGTTCAGTGAACTTTTTTCTCTTTAACCATCAAATTGGAATACACAAAACTACATTGCAGGTACTAGATATCTGCGGTTTGGTGGCTCCCAAATGTTTTCTACCAGTCCTGAGAGCACTGCATGGAATGGTGCAGTCAAACCCGAGAATGATCCAATGCTTTACACAAGCCAATCCTCACTTGACTTCAGCAGCGGAAAAAACCTTTTTCCTGGCTCCCTATCTCATGGCTATAGAAGTGGAAAGCAGTTCCCATTCTTACAATGCACTAGTTCTGCACTCCTTGGAGAATCTGTCTGTCAAAGTATTTTCAATGCTGATTCCACCTTAGGCAGTACCTGCAGCAGCCAAAAAATGTTCTCTGATGGGCCAAATCGATTCCTTGACTCGAACCGTGCTCTCTCTCTTCTGTCATCTCCATCAGCCGAGACTAGGGAGATTGGCTTGAGCCACATGGCACAGCCTAACTTGAACCCCCAAGCTCAGTCCCCGATCTCAAACCTCAACTTTAGCTGTCTCGGAATGGAAAGTGGACCTGTTAATTCTGTTCTGGTCTCTGATGGCGGTAGCAATGCAAATCTCCATGGTCAGGATGTGTTTCAGATTGGACCTGAAGGGTCATCCACTAGCGGATCTCTCCAGCCACTTTCCTTCTCTTGGGAGTAATTTGCACACCATTTCCAAATCTTGTGCATTCTGGCTTTTGTGATCGAAtgctttaaatttgaaaaataaaggaTTTTATGTCCTAAACTATTGGATTGCTGTGACATTGTTATGATGCTCCTGAAATGTGGGATGGATCCCTACTCAGACAACTGTGGGGATTGTAAAATGCCACTGTATTGTATACATGCGTTTTCTCCCTTTCTTCTGTTCATTAAACATTAAGCTTCCAATGTTGTAAGACGAATGCATTTTCTGAAGAAAATAAGTGCATTATTGGCTTCCATAGGCGTTATCCCAGTGCTATTAGTATATCAAATTCCTCATTAGCTAACTCATTGACTGCCCTTTCTCAGTTGCAGCCTTCATCTTTTGAAAATCTAAAACTTTGATGTTGTTAGACACAAGGTATGGCCTATGGGCGCTGCAACAGGAGTTGTCTGCTTACACCGGCAGTGGGTCATCGAGTGCCTCTGAAGCTATCTCATCCTTTTATTTTCAGCATGCCAGGCACTTGCAGACTCAGGGAATAGCAAATGTGTTGTTCTTCTTTAATTCCTTCACATGTAATTGCAGTTGTTTGACTGTTGTCCCACTGATAATTGCCACTTGTACATTGttgttgcattttttttttcatttcatatcatGTGCAAAGATGACCTCCACCtccatgaaagaaaaaaaaaaaagaagctatATTATTTTAAGTAAAAGTTTAATCTTTCATTAAAAATGGTAAAAATTGTATTTATTTATGAGACTCATAACAtatttaaaatgttattttatattGCGACATCAGCAAATTAATAGTGTTACAATAGTTTGTCCCTAAGTGAGAATCGAAATctgaaaaatattattcttacaaaaattaaattataaattataaaaacgtGAAAcacataatattttatttatatttttctctAAATAAAATGCGCATATATTCTATACTTATGGTGACGCCTATATTCATATAACTTGTCGCACGTCTTCTCCTATGGCCTACAAttcattttatgatttttttttctttatttttgatgTGTCCCATTTaaagagttgtgttaatgattaaaattttgatataaaaattgactaattcaagctaattttaaaattcaagtgATAGATTGATAGAAATTGAGGTGTGaaatctatatatgcaaaattaataatctaattaCCAATATGAAGATTCAAGTAAATTTGCGGTAAATTAAAATGAGCAAATTGAAAAATGGCAAGATTTAAATtgacaagtaattaaattcgattagaaattaacaatgataaaagggcGATTCCGGAGTTTGGAAATTTATATTCAAACTATTTTGGAATTTTTAAGTTGGTTATCAAATTTTATGGAAattatgagttttaaggagattaattcttaaatcctttgaatatccTTTCGAGTGAGATAAAGAGTGTCTTAATTAACTTAATATACTTTTGTGGAGTTAAAATTGATCAAGACTCGTTAGGTTccttaattaatttgtaaattcttttaattcttactctatttctagatctaagatAATCAAGtccaatttcttaattatctatcacaggattttctcctttcggtacttcaaccatggattaagaataatatttaatGGGATCAtatactaagcatgtcattaagcaaacaagaaatggataaaatctcattaaaaccacaaaatatggattgcccaatcaaaatctataaaatatctcaaatattatatcccaactccagaatctatgaaaactactcactatccataatatttacaagaaattctgagtaaatatggaaataaaacttgaatctatgctaagaactaagaaacccaatacaagaaaggtagaaaataggaaagaaatgaagaaaactccaaatctaaTTCAGAAATAGAGAAGTGACATTTCCACTACTCTGTTTTTCTGACTCTTCCTCTGCTGCTgctattttcttctttttctctccttTCTTATGAGATCAGGACATATTTATATCCttctgacaagtagccctaaaataGTGTGTTTGAGGTGAAGTTCACGTGAGAGAATCTTTTTGTCGGCTCATTATGAAGAGttgcacaagttgtgcaagcTTCTTATGCAGGTTCCATACAAAATTGGTGGTTTCAAGTGCTTCCCGTGatgttgcataagttatgcaggttGGTTGTGCAGTTTTTTTCAAGTTTTGGAGTCCTCTatgaaactgcataagtggactgcataagttatgcaggctcttatgcagatttcggcaggtttAAGGGCTCTCTCTGTAAAGCTGCATAAGTAAGGAATggatctgcataagttatgcagtagcTTATGCAAATTTCGGCCAAGGTAATTATCTCCTCCGTGAagttgcataagcagagtgcgagACTGCATGAGTTATGCAATTTTCCGTGAAGCTGTATAAGCAAGGTtacctgcataagtcatgcagatttcggcaggtttAAGAATTTGTttcttctccctgtgcagaactgTACAACTTGTGCAGcaggttatgcacatttcggctatTTTGCATTCTTCAACTTTCAAGCTTTGTTTTTGATATCTTTGGCTAT
This sequence is a window from Hevea brasiliensis isolate MT/VB/25A 57/8 chromosome 10, ASM3005281v1, whole genome shotgun sequence. Protein-coding genes within it:
- the LOC110648470 gene encoding squamosa promoter-binding-like protein 16, with translation MGYNLKTSWRLAELDNQNIPHIAQTTVSSCLGVQQATGHCSVDLKLGNSSDLEDKLEKFAGPEDSLMESSSSGSSKRVRTPSGANQVPTCLVDGCTSDLSKCRDYHRRHKVCELHSKTPKVFIKGQEQRFCQQCSRFHSLVEFDEGKRSCRKRLDGHNRRRRKPQPDSLSVNSARLLSNRQGTRYLRFGGSQMFSTSPESTAWNGAVKPENDPMLYTSQSSLDFSSGKNLFPGSLSHGYRSGKQFPFLQCTSSALLGESVCQSIFNADSTLGSTCSSQKMFSDGPNRFLDSNRALSLLSSPSAETREIGLSHMAQPNLNPQAQSPISNLNFSCLGMESGPVNSVLVSDGGSNANLHGQDVFQIGPEGSSTSGSLQPLSFSWE